A window of Deltaproteobacteria bacterium PRO3 contains these coding sequences:
- the uppP gene encoding undecaprenyl-diphosphatase UppP produces MTLLHAVILGIVQGLGEFLPISSSAHLVIMPWLLNFPDPGLTFDVALHIGTLAALLGFFYKDWINLTKAWFRSLKKRPAQYDFEERLIWYLILATIPGAAIGYLIEDYAETILRGPLLVGVMMAVMGILLGIVDRFGKKTKNLEKVTLKDSLIVGVSQALALVPGTSRSGVTITTGMILGMDRPTAARFSFLLSTPITAGAAILKLKDLFHAHLDLNTVVGIVVSAVVGYLAIKYMLYFLQRYSYRVYVIYRLAFAALIFAVWFARN; encoded by the coding sequence ATGACCCTGTTGCACGCCGTGATCCTCGGCATCGTTCAGGGGCTGGGCGAGTTTTTGCCAATATCCAGTTCCGCGCATCTGGTCATCATGCCGTGGCTGCTGAATTTTCCCGACCCCGGCCTGACCTTCGACGTCGCCCTGCACATCGGGACGCTGGCCGCCCTACTCGGATTTTTCTACAAGGACTGGATCAACCTCACGAAGGCCTGGTTTCGCTCGCTCAAGAAGCGTCCCGCGCAATACGACTTCGAGGAGCGGCTGATTTGGTATTTGATCCTGGCGACGATCCCCGGCGCGGCGATCGGGTATTTGATCGAGGACTACGCCGAGACGATCCTGCGCGGCCCGCTCTTGGTGGGCGTGATGATGGCGGTGATGGGCATCCTGCTCGGAATCGTGGATCGTTTCGGCAAAAAGACCAAGAACCTCGAGAAGGTGACGCTGAAGGACAGCCTGATCGTGGGCGTTTCCCAGGCCCTGGCCTTGGTACCCGGCACCAGTCGTTCGGGCGTGACGATTACGACGGGGATGATCTTGGGCATGGATCGTCCCACGGCGGCGAGATTCTCATTTCTCCTCAGCACCCCCATCACGGCCGGCGCGGCGATCTTGAAGCTAAAGGATCTCTTCCACGCCCATCTCGATCTCAACACGGTGGTGGGCATCGTGGTCAGCGCGGTAGTCGGTTACCTGGCGATCAAGTACATGCTGTATTTTCTGCAGCGTTATTCGTACCGGGTTTACGTGATTTACCGTCTCGCCTTTGCGGCCCTGATCTTTGCTGTGTGGTTCGCTCGCAATTAG